CATCGGCGATGATTTTTCCGACAACATCGGTGCCGTCTCGGGCGTGGTGGGTCTGGCCGGCGGCCTGGGCGGCTTCATCCTGCCCGTGATGTTCGGCGCCCTGGTGGACTTCACGGGCGTGCGTTCGAGCTCCTTCATGCTCCTGTACGGCACCGTCTGCGTTTCCCTCGTCTGGATGCATTTCTCGTTCAAGCCGCTGCGTGCGGCACCAACTACTCAACCTGCAGGAGTTAAAGCATGAGCCGCTATATGATCAATACCTGGGAGCCGGAAACCCCGAGCTTCTGGCAAAGCACGGGCAAGGCCACGGCCGCGCGCAATCTGTGGATCTCGATTCCCGCGCTGCTGCTGGCGTTTGCCGTGTGGATGGTGTGGAGCGTGGTGGTGGTCAACCTGCCCAACATCGGTTTCACCTACAGTAACAACCAGCTGTTCTGGCTGACGGCCTTGCCGGGCCTGTCCGGCGCCACCTTGCGCATCTTTTACTCGTTCATGGTGCCAATCTTCGGCGGCCGGCGCTGGACGGCCATTTCCACGGGTTCCCTGCTGATTCCCGCCATCGGCATCGGCCTGGCCGTGCAGGACGTGAACACCGGTTATCCGACCATGCTGATCCTGGCGCTGCTGTGCGGTTTCGGCGGCGGCAATTTCGCCTCGTCGATGGCCAACATCAGCTTTTTCTATCCAAAGGCGAGCAAGGGCTTCGCGCTGGGCATGAATGCGGGCCTGGGCAACCTGGGCGTGTCGGTGGTGCAGTTCGTCGTGCCGCTGGTGATCACGTTCGCCGTCTTCGGCGCCTGGGGCGGCGATTCGCTCACCTGGGTCAAGAATGGCGTGAGCAAGGAGATGTGGCTGCAAAACGCGGGCTTCATCTGGGTGCCGTTCATCGCGCTGTCGACTTTACTGGCCTGGTTCGGCATGAATGACCTGGCGTCGGCCAAGGCGTCGTTTTCCGAACAGGCCGTGATCTTCAAGCGCAAGCACAACTGGCTCATGTGCTGGCTGTACACGGGCACCTTCGGCTCCTTCATCGGTTACTCGGCCGCGTTCCCGCTGCTGATCAAGATCCAGTTCCCCGACGTCAACCCGCTCGATTACGCCTTCCTGGGACCGTTGGTCGGCGCCCTGGCGCGCGTGGCCGGCGGCGTGATTTCCGACAAACTGGGCGGCGCCCGCGTCACCCTGTGGTCGTTCCTCCTGATGATAGGCGCCGTGCTGGGCGTGCTGTACTTCATGCCGCAAGCGGGCGGAAGTGTGCACACTGCGGGCAGTTTCAACGGCTTCTTCTGGATGTTCATGCTGCTGTTCGCCGGCACGGGTATCGGCAATGCCTCGACCTTCCGCATGATCCCCGTGATCTTCCTGACGGAGCACCAGCGCGCGGCCGCCGGCAAGGGCAAGGCGGCGCAGGAACAAGCGATCGTCGACGCCAACAAGGAAGGCGCGGCCGTGCTGGGCTTCACGTCGGCCGTGGCGGCCTACGGCGCCTTCTTCATCCCGAAAAGCTATGGCACGTCGATTGCGCTGACGGGCAGCCCCGACGCGGCCCTGTGGTGCTTCATCGGCTTTTATGTCAGCTGCATCGCCATCACCTGGTGGTGCTATGCGCGCAAGAATGCGCCGATGCCTTGCTAAAGTTGGAATGTCTGGCAAGTCGTTCTTGCCAGACGTTGAGGAAATGAGAGTATGTCATGGAAGAACTGGAAAAATTCGTCAACGGCTTCAGCCTGTTTCAGCAGCAGTATTTCAGCGAGCCGCAAACCTTGTACGACAGCCTGCGCGACGGGCAGCGGCCCACGACCCTGCTGATCGGCTGCTGCGATTCGCGGGTCGATCCGATGCTGCTGACGGGCAGCGACCCGGGCGACATGTTCGTCGTGCGCAATATCGCCAACCTGGTGCCGCCGTGCACGCCAGACGCGCCGCCCGGCGTCAGTTCGGCCATCGAATTCGCCGTCTGCAAGCTCGAAGTGGCCAGGGTCATCGTGCTGGGCCATGCGCGCTGCGGCGGCATCCGCGCGCTGCTGGAACCGCAGCCGCGCGCGGAAGGGCAGGAAACGGACTTCGTGGGACAGTGGATGCGCATCGCCGAACCGGTGGCGCAGCGCGTGCGGCGTGACCTGGCGCACCGCTCGTCGGAGGAACAGCACCATGCGTGCGAACTGGCCAGCATCCTGCAGTCGCTGGACAACCTGCTCACCTACCCGTGGCTCAAGCGCCGGGTGGAGCAGGGCGTATTGAAACTGCATGGCTGGTATTTTGACATCGACAGCGGGGCGCTGATGGCCTATTCGGCGCGCCAGCAGCAGTTTTTGCCGCTTGTCTGTCCGATAGAGCGGGCGCGCCATCTGCATGAGCGCCCTTGGCCGGATGCGGCCAGGTAATCCGAAACGTGCCGCCAACAATGTGTCGGATTACGCTACGCTAATCCGACCTGCATCTGGTAGGTCGGATTAGGCGGGGCTGCCGAGGCCGCAGGCCGTAATCCGACAAATTCCCTCAGCTAAAACGCAATAAATCCCCGCTGCGGTCAAACGCCAGCAGGCTGTCGATGCGGCCTTGCTCGATCGCCGTCACCATGGCGCGCAGGGGCGCTTCGCATTCCTGCGCGGCGGGCGGCTGGCCCTCGCGACCCGCCAGTCCCGCCACGAAGACCACGTCCCAGTGCGTCTGCATCTGTTTCGACTCTTCCTTCAATGTCTCGAAGCTGCCCAGTTCATCGGGCAGCTTGTCGGCGCACATCACGGGCGTGAGGGACTTGCCCTGGCCGCCAGGCTGGGCCTGCGCCTGGGTAAAGGTGAACAGCAGGCGTTGCGGCTGCTCCTGGTTGCGGGCGCTGTGCAGCAGGCTGGCGTAATCGGTAATCGACATGGTGCTCTTTCTCTGTGTTGAACGATGACGACAGGTATACCGCAGCACGGTCGCGGCGCCCATAGGCAATAGTGACTATCCGGGTGACTACGTGCCTATGCATTCCTGGTGCCGGAAACCGACTTCTTGCCAATACCGCCGGGCACGGCGCGTCGATAGACTGTTTGTATCGACGCGTGGGCCATCCGGCTTGCAGCGTTTTTATGACCTGGCGCCGCTCCGGCGGCGCAATGTGGAGGTAGCATGAGTCACTTTCTGGACCGTCTTAAATTTTTTAGCAAGCCCGCCGAGCCGTTTTCGAACGGCCATGGCACCGTGGTCGACGAAGACCGCACCTGGGAAAACGCCTACCGCCAGCGCTGGCAGCACGACAAGATCGTGCGCTCCACGCATGGCGTGAACTGTACCGGCTCGTGCAGCTGGAAGGTGTACGTCAAGAATGGCCTGATCACCTGGGAAACCCAGCAAACCGATTACC
This window of the Janthinobacterium agaricidamnosum genome carries:
- a CDS encoding ribonucleotide reductase subunit alpha, which encodes MSITDYASLLHSARNQEQPQRLLFTFTQAQAQPGGQGKSLTPVMCADKLPDELGSFETLKEESKQMQTHWDVVFVAGLAGREGQPPAAQECEAPLRAMVTAIEQGRIDSLLAFDRSGDLLRFS
- a CDS encoding carbonic anhydrase — encoded protein: MEELEKFVNGFSLFQQQYFSEPQTLYDSLRDGQRPTTLLIGCCDSRVDPMLLTGSDPGDMFVVRNIANLVPPCTPDAPPGVSSAIEFAVCKLEVARVIVLGHARCGGIRALLEPQPRAEGQETDFVGQWMRIAEPVAQRVRRDLAHRSSEEQHHACELASILQSLDNLLTYPWLKRRVEQGVLKLHGWYFDIDSGALMAYSARQQQFLPLVCPIERARHLHERPWPDAAR
- a CDS encoding NarK family nitrate/nitrite MFS transporter encodes the protein MSRYMINTWEPETPSFWQSTGKATAARNLWISIPALLLAFAVWMVWSVVVVNLPNIGFTYSNNQLFWLTALPGLSGATLRIFYSFMVPIFGGRRWTAISTGSLLIPAIGIGLAVQDVNTGYPTMLILALLCGFGGGNFASSMANISFFYPKASKGFALGMNAGLGNLGVSVVQFVVPLVITFAVFGAWGGDSLTWVKNGVSKEMWLQNAGFIWVPFIALSTLLAWFGMNDLASAKASFSEQAVIFKRKHNWLMCWLYTGTFGSFIGYSAAFPLLIKIQFPDVNPLDYAFLGPLVGALARVAGGVISDKLGGARVTLWSFLLMIGAVLGVLYFMPQAGGSVHTAGSFNGFFWMFMLLFAGTGIGNASTFRMIPVIFLTEHQRAAAGKGKAAQEQAIVDANKEGAAVLGFTSAVAAYGAFFIPKSYGTSIALTGSPDAALWCFIGFYVSCIAITWWCYARKNAPMPC